The Synechococcus sp. M16.1 genome includes the window TTAGGCCACCGGTAGGGTTGCGGAAGCCACCTCAACGCTGTGACAGCCTCCGTTCCCGTCAAGCCTGGAAGCGACCTGCGTGATGACTTCCGTCGCGCCTACGAGAACCGCTACACCTGGGCGCCTGGATTCTCCGGCTATCGCGGCCGCTGCATCTGGCAGCAGGGCGATCAACGGGTCGAGGGCACCTTTGAGATCGGTGCCGATCTCAAAGCCAAGGTGGACGGCATTGAAAACGAAGAGATCCTCAAGGCGGTGAATTCCCAGCTCTGGGAAGTCGCGATCCATCGCGTGCGTCGCAGCTTCGAGCAGACCCACGGTGAGAACACCTTCACCGCCGGTGACACCAACGAAGTGGGAACCGAAGTGCTCGTCGGCGGCAAGGGAGCCGGGGACAAATACCGCATCAAAGATGACGTGGTGACCATGGTTCACCGCCACATCCACGGCACCGTCGTGACGATCTACACGACCGATGTCACCGACACGGGTGCGGGCTACCTCAGCCACACCTACACCAGTCAGTACGCCGACCCGGCAACGGGAGAAGCCCGGGGCGGTCGCAGCAGCTTCAAAGACAGCTTTGCTGCTCTTCCTGGAGATGGTCCCTGGGTGCTGACCGAGCGGGTCGTGACCACCGAAGCCCATGGCGATACCCCCGCCGGAAGCCAGACCTTCCGTTTTGAAGATCTCGAATCGCTCTGAGTTGATTGCCGGTGCAAGCCGGCTATGAGACCATCCGCCCAAACCTGTTGAAAGGCATGGGCGGAGTCGAGTCGACCATTCAGGCCATCAATGGCCCGATCAACAGCATCGTCTGGGGATGGCCCACCGTTCTTTTGATTGCCGCGACGGGCATTCTTCTGATGGTGGGCCTGCGGTTCATGCCGCTGCAACGGCTGGGCTATGGCATCTCGATGATGCTGCGGCCGGCTGCATCACAAACGGAAGGGGAGATCACCCCCTTCCAAGCGCTGATGACCTCGTTGTCGGCCACGATCGGCACGGGAAACATTGCCGGTGTGGCGGGAGCCATCGCCGTTGGTGGACCTGGTGCCGTCTTTTGGATGTGGATCATCGCGATCTTCGGCATCGCAACCAAGTACGCCGAAGCGGTGCTCGCGGTTCAGTTCCGCGAAACCGATGGAGACGGAAACCACGTGGGTGGGCCGATGTACTACATCCGCAACGGACTCGGCAGCGGCTGGAGCTGGATGGCGGGCCTGTTTGCCCTCTTCGGAATGTTGGCGGGCTTCGGCATCGGCAATGGAGTGCAGGCCTTTGAGGTGTCGTCTGCCTTGAGCCTGATCGGCATCCCGAGGCTGGCGACCGGAGTCGTTTTGGCGGCCCTGGTTTTCGCTGTCGTGATCGGGGGCATCAAACGCATTGCCCAGGCGGCCTCCGCCATTGTTCCGTTGATGTCGATCCTCTACATCGCTTCATGCCTTCTGGTGTTGCTGGCCAATCTGAACAGCGTGCCTGAAGCATTCGCCACGATTTTCTCCAACGCCTTCTCCGGTCAAGCTGCAGCCGGTGGGGCCCTCGGTCAGGTGGTGCTGATGGGCTTCAAGCGGGGCATCTTCTCCAATGAAGCGGGCCTGGGCAGCGCTCCGATCGCCCATGCGGCTGCCAAAACCGATGATCCCGTTCGCCAGGGCACGGTGGCCATGCTGGGCACCTTCATCGACACCCTGATCATCTGCACGATGACTGCCCTGGTGATCATCACCACCAAAGCCAATCTGATCCTCGATGCAGCCGGCGACAAGCTCAGCGGCGCAGACCTCTCCATCGCGGCCTTCAACACCGGCATCGCCGGCAGCGGCGTGGTGGTCACCCTGGGATTGGTGGTCTTCGCCTTCACCACCATTCTCGGCTGGAGCTTCTACGGCGAACGCTGCACCACCTATCTCTTCGGTGATTCCGCCGTGCTGCCCTTCCGTCTGACTTGGGTGGCTGTGGTCGTGATTGGTGCTGTCGCCGGCGACCGCGGTGTGATCTGGTCGATTGCCGACACGCTCAATGGCCTGATGGCCCTCCCGAACCTCGTGGCCCTGATCCTGCTCTCCGGAACCGTGTTCAAACTCACCAAGGCCTACAGCTTCAGCGACTGAGCAGAACGACGAGCAATAAAAAGGGGGGCTTACAGCCCCCCTTTTTTGTTGGCAGTCAATCAACCCTGATCGGGCAACGGAGTCACGGACTTGAGCCTTTCATTGAGCTGAGTCGCCAAGCTCTGACGACCCACCGCCAGAACCTTGAGGGTGTCTTCGTGCATCCGCAGTTGAGCATCGGCAACCTGCATGCCACGCACAAGCTCCTTGAGCTCATCAGGAAGGGTGTTGAGGTCGTAGCGCTTGCCTTCAAAGGTCAAGACGGGGTTGTTGGCTGCGGAATCAGTCATCGTTCATCGCCGGGATGGCGGTGTACCGGCGGCCAGATCGTAGAGGGCTTCAGGACTTCTGCCGATCTCGAATGAACTGCCGTTCGCACAATTCGCGGTAACGCCCACCACGCTGCATCAACTCGTCGTGGGTTCCTCGATCGACCACGGCTCCCTTTTCAAGAACCACAATGCGATCGGCCTCCTGCACCGTCGCCAGACGATGGGCGATCACCAACACGGTTCGCCCCTTCATCGCCTGCTTCAGTCCGAGTTGCACCGCCGCCTCGGCTTCGGCATCAAGGGCACTGGTGGCTTCATCCAGCAGCAACAGCGCTGGATTGCCAAGCACCGCCCGTGCAATGGCGATCCGCTGCAGTTGGCCACCGGAAACGTTGGTTCCCCGTTCCTCGAGCTGGGTGTCATACCCCTGGGGCAAGGCACGGATGAAATCATCCGCATTGGCCAACCGTGCCGCATCGCGCACCTCGTCGTCCGTCGCACGACGGCCAAACCGAATCGCTTCGGCAATGGTTCCGGAAAATACGGTGGTGCGCTGCGGAACCAGGGCCACCTGCTGACGCAGCTCGCGAGCGCGCATCAAGCTGATGTCGGTGCCGTCGAGACGGATCTCGCCCTGTTGCGCCGTGTTGAACCGGAGCAGAAGCGACAGCAGGGTGCTTTTACCCGCACCGGAGGGGCCAACGATGGCCAGCACCTGGCCCGCATCCACCCGCAGATTCAGCTGACGCAACACCTGCTGGGCTGGATCATAGCCAAAGCTCACCTGGTCAAAGACCAGATCACCCTGAAGTACACCGATGGCTTGCGCCTCAGCTGGATCCGCAGCCTCCTGAGGCTCGCGCTCGATCTCCCGCAGACGTCGCAGCGACGCCTGACCCTGCTGAAATTCGTTGAAGTTGTTGGTGACGTGGGCAATGGGATCGATCAGCACGATCAGCCCTGTCAGGTAACTGCTCAGTCCGGCAATACTCAGATCACCGCTCTGGATTCGCCAGGCTCCGAGAGCCAGCACGGCAAACAGACCCACCACCTCGATGGTGCCAACCACCGGATGCTGGAGCGCCACAAGGCTGTAGGTGCGGTGGCGGGCCTGCCGGTGTTGATCGATTTCCGTCTCAAAACGGTCCTGCAGCCAGGGTTCGGCGGCAAAAGCACGCACCAGGGGCAAACCTTCGATGGCCTCACCCAGCAAACCGGCCAGTTCGCTCACCTTTTTCTGACTGCGTTCAGTGGCCGCCATCACGCGAGCACCAAACAGGCTGATCAGCCAGACGATCACCGGCGCCAGCAGGAGGATGGCCAGCGTCAGTTTCCAGTCGAGCCAGAGCATCATCCCCAGCACCGCAACGAGCTGAAGAACGCTGGGGACCGTGTCGTGAATGGTCTTGTACAGCACCTCGCTGACGCGATCGGCGTCTTCGGTGAAGCGGTAGGTGAGATCACCGGCCGAGAGCTTCTCCAGTGCCCCCAGCTCCACGGTCTGCAGGCGGCGGAACAGATCACGCCGTAAGTCCTGGCTCACCAGCAATGCAGGGCCGGCAAGAAGCGAGTCCTGACCGAACTGGGCGATCTTCTGAACAGCAAAGATCAGCAACGCCAGCCCGATCAGCGGAAGCACGCGAGCCAAATCACCCGAGCCCAGCGCGGGAAACAACTCCCCGGCCAGCTGCACGAGCAGCGGAAAGCTGCCCACGTAAATCGCCATGCAGCAGCCCCCCCAGAGCAGTTCCCGCAGGTGGGGGCTAAGCAAAGGCAGCAGCCGGCGAAAACCGGCCTGGGATGAGGTCAGCATCGCGGCACAGTATCAATGGTGAGCTCAAAACTCTGCCCAATGAAGCTGGATCAGTTCCTGAAATGGAAGGGTTGGGTCTCCACCGGCGGTGAAGCGAAGCAACGCATCCAGATGGGTGAAGTGGAGGTGAATGGAAGCGTTGAAACCCGGCGGGGACGTCAGCTTTCCCCGGGAGATCGGGTTGTGCTTGCTGGGGAGGAGTCCGTTGTCGGCAGCGAAAACGCGACCGGGCCGTAAGTTGGCTGCCACATTCCATGGGGAAGCAAGGCGTGCGCAGACCGGTGATCGCTGGCAACTGGAAGATGCACATGACTTGTGCCCAGTCGCGGGAGTTCATGGAAGCCTTCCTGCCACTGATTGCTGACACCCCGGACGACCGCGACCTGGTGCTGGCACCACCCTTCACGGCGCTGTCGACCATGGCGGAACTCAGCCAGAACTCCCGGGTCTGCCTTTCGAGCCAGAACGTGCACTGGGAAGGCCAGGGAGCCTTCACCGGGGAGATCTCCCCAGCCATGCTCAAGGAGCACGGGGTGACCCACACGATCGTGGGCCATAGCGAACCGCGGAAATACTTCAGTGAAAGTGACGAACAGATCAACCACCGGGCCCGCTCCTCACAGTCCAACGGCCTGATTCCGATCGTTTGCGTTGGCGAAAGCGATGAGCAGCGCGAGCGGGGCGAAGCTGAACGGGTGATCCGCCGTCAGATCGAGCAGGGCCTGGAGGGTCTCGATGCAGAGAAACTGGTGGTGGCCTACGAACCGATCTGGGCGATTGGCACAGGCAAGACCTGCGCAGCCGAAGAAGCCAACCGCATCTGTGGTCTGATCCGTAGCTGGGTGGGTTCCCCCGATCTGGTGATTCAGTACGGCGGCTCCGTCAAACCCAGCAACATTGATGAGTTGATGGGCATGAGCGATATCGACGGTGTGCTGGTGGGGGGTGCTTCCTTGGAGCCCGAAAGCTTTGGACGAATTGCCAACTACCAAGCGGCTTGATTCAGGCGGCTGGCCCCAGGGTTGGGGCCAACGCACAGCTGTGATGGGGGTGATCAACGTCACCCCGGATTCCTTCAGTGATGGAGGGAGATTTCTGGCGAGCGAACGGGCCCTTGCTGAAGCTCAGCGGCAACTGAGCCGTGGTGCGGACGTGTTGGATCTGGGGGCGCAAAGCACCCGACCCGGAGCGGAGGAGGTGGGCGCCGAAGAGGAGTTGCTAAGGCTCCTGCCAGCGCTGAAGAGCATCCGGCAGCACTGCCCAGCGGTGCTGATCTCCATCGACACGTTTCTGGCGCCGGTGGCCGCCAAGGCACTGGAAGCAGGGGCCAACTGGATCAATGATGTAAGCGGTGGCCGTCGGGATCCCGATCTGCTGAGGGTGGTCGCCGATGCGGGCTGTCCGGTGGTGCTGATGCACAGCCGCGGCGACAGCCAAACCATGGATCAGCTCACGACCTATGCCGATGTCGTGGCAAATGTGAAAGAAGCGTTGCTGGAGCGCAGTGAAGCTGCGATTCAAGCCGGCGTTGATGAAAGCCAAATCATCTGGGATCCGGGTCTCGGCTTCGCCAAGACCCACGAGCAGAACCTGCAGCTGCTGCGGGATCTGGAACAACTCACTGCAGGGCCGCGACCGGTGCTGATCGGCCCTTCACGCAAACGCTTCATCGGGGCCGTGCTGGATGAACCCAGACCCAAAGCGCGTCTCTGGGGAACAGCTGCCGTGGCATGCCGCTGCGCCCAGGCCGGTGCTGCCGTGCTGCGGGTGCACGATGTGGGGCCCATCAGCCAGACGCTGCGCATGGCAGCTGCACTCTGGTGAGCTCCACGATCTTTGTTCAGATCGCGGCCTACAGGGATCCGGATCTCCCCGCCACACTGCACAACCTGATCGAGCGGGCGGCCAAGCCAGAGCGCCTGCGCTTCGGCATCTGCCTGCAACTGGCGACTGATGACCCGCCCCACTGGGGAACAAGCGCATTTCCGGATCATCCACACCTGAAGTGCATCAGGTTCGATGCAGCGGAAAGCCGCGGGGCCTGCTGGGCCCGACGACAGGCTCAGGGTGTTTACGGCGGAGAAGACTTT containing:
- a CDS encoding ABC transporter ATP-binding protein; translation: MLTSSQAGFRRLLPLLSPHLRELLWGGCCMAIYVGSFPLLVQLAGELFPALGSGDLARVLPLIGLALLIFAVQKIAQFGQDSLLAGPALLVSQDLRRDLFRRLQTVELGALEKLSAGDLTYRFTEDADRVSEVLYKTIHDTVPSVLQLVAVLGMMLWLDWKLTLAILLLAPVIVWLISLFGARVMAATERSQKKVSELAGLLGEAIEGLPLVRAFAAEPWLQDRFETEIDQHRQARHRTYSLVALQHPVVGTIEVVGLFAVLALGAWRIQSGDLSIAGLSSYLTGLIVLIDPIAHVTNNFNEFQQGQASLRRLREIEREPQEAADPAEAQAIGVLQGDLVFDQVSFGYDPAQQVLRQLNLRVDAGQVLAIVGPSGAGKSTLLSLLLRFNTAQQGEIRLDGTDISLMRARELRQQVALVPQRTTVFSGTIAEAIRFGRRATDDEVRDAARLANADDFIRALPQGYDTQLEERGTNVSGGQLQRIAIARAVLGNPALLLLDEATSALDAEAEAAVQLGLKQAMKGRTVLVIAHRLATVQEADRIVVLEKGAVVDRGTHDELMQRGGRYRELCERQFIRDRQKS
- a CDS encoding RNA-binding S4 domain-containing protein translates to MKLDQFLKWKGWVSTGGEAKQRIQMGEVEVNGSVETRRGRQLSPGDRVVLAGEESVVGSENATGP
- a CDS encoding DUF3386 domain-containing protein gives rise to the protein MTASVPVKPGSDLRDDFRRAYENRYTWAPGFSGYRGRCIWQQGDQRVEGTFEIGADLKAKVDGIENEEILKAVNSQLWEVAIHRVRRSFEQTHGENTFTAGDTNEVGTEVLVGGKGAGDKYRIKDDVVTMVHRHIHGTVVTIYTTDVTDTGAGYLSHTYTSQYADPATGEARGGRSSFKDSFAALPGDGPWVLTERVVTTEAHGDTPAGSQTFRFEDLESL
- the tpiA gene encoding triose-phosphate isomerase, whose amino-acid sequence is MRRPVIAGNWKMHMTCAQSREFMEAFLPLIADTPDDRDLVLAPPFTALSTMAELSQNSRVCLSSQNVHWEGQGAFTGEISPAMLKEHGVTHTIVGHSEPRKYFSESDEQINHRARSSQSNGLIPIVCVGESDEQRERGEAERVIRRQIEQGLEGLDAEKLVVAYEPIWAIGTGKTCAAEEANRICGLIRSWVGSPDLVIQYGGSVKPSNIDELMGMSDIDGVLVGGASLEPESFGRIANYQAA
- a CDS encoding sodium:alanine symporter family protein produces the protein MGGVESTIQAINGPINSIVWGWPTVLLIAATGILLMVGLRFMPLQRLGYGISMMLRPAASQTEGEITPFQALMTSLSATIGTGNIAGVAGAIAVGGPGAVFWMWIIAIFGIATKYAEAVLAVQFRETDGDGNHVGGPMYYIRNGLGSGWSWMAGLFALFGMLAGFGIGNGVQAFEVSSALSLIGIPRLATGVVLAALVFAVVIGGIKRIAQAASAIVPLMSILYIASCLLVLLANLNSVPEAFATIFSNAFSGQAAAGGALGQVVLMGFKRGIFSNEAGLGSAPIAHAAAKTDDPVRQGTVAMLGTFIDTLIICTMTALVIITTKANLILDAAGDKLSGADLSIAAFNTGIAGSGVVVTLGLVVFAFTTILGWSFYGERCTTYLFGDSAVLPFRLTWVAVVVIGAVAGDRGVIWSIADTLNGLMALPNLVALILLSGTVFKLTKAYSFSD
- a CDS encoding DUF6447 family protein; the encoded protein is MTDSAANNPVLTFEGKRYDLNTLPDELKELVRGMQVADAQLRMHEDTLKVLAVGRQSLATQLNERLKSVTPLPDQG
- the folP gene encoding dihydropteroate synthase, giving the protein MGVINVTPDSFSDGGRFLASERALAEAQRQLSRGADVLDLGAQSTRPGAEEVGAEEELLRLLPALKSIRQHCPAVLISIDTFLAPVAAKALEAGANWINDVSGGRRDPDLLRVVADAGCPVVLMHSRGDSQTMDQLTTYADVVANVKEALLERSEAAIQAGVDESQIIWDPGLGFAKTHEQNLQLLRDLEQLTAGPRPVLIGPSRKRFIGAVLDEPRPKARLWGTAAVACRCAQAGAAVLRVHDVGPISQTLRMAAALW